In Pseudoroseomonas cervicalis, the DNA window CGGCGATCCTGAAGAGCAGCCGCAACCCGGAAGCGGCGGCGGCCTTCATCGCCTTCCTGCTGTCGCGCGAGGGGCAGGCGCTGGCGGCCAGCCAGGGCTTCCTGCCGGCCGATCCCGGCGTGCCGCCGCCGGCCGGCTTCCCCGATCCGAAAAGCCTGACCCTGCTGCCCTTCGACGCCGCCCGCGCCGCCGCCGGGGCGGAGGCCGACCTGGCCCGCTTCAACCGCATCATGGGGCTGTAAGCCCCCCGTGCGGGCGCGGCTGAACGGCCTGCCGGCACGGTGGGGCGGCCTGCCGGCAGGGTGGGGCGGCCTGCCGGCTTTGGGCTGGCTGGCGCTGCTATGGCTGGCGCTGGTCGGCCTGGCCCCGGCGCTGCGCCTGCTGGCCGAGGCGGCGGGGCCGGCGCTGGCCGCCCTGCCCGGCGATGCCGGCGTCTGGCGCGCCGCCGGCCGCAGCCTGTTCGTGGCGGGCTGCGCCGCCGCTCTGGCCGGGGTGATCGGCACCGCCCAGGCGGCGCTGCTGCTGCTGCGGCAGACAGCGGGGCGCGGCCTGCTGCTGTTCCTCTGCATCCTGCCGCTGCTGGTGCCGCCGCAGATCCTGGCGCTGGGCTTCAGCCAGATGGGCGGGCCTTCCTCGCCGCTGCTGCTGGCGCTCGGCCTGGCGCCGAGCCTCGGCGCGCCCAACCCGTTCCACGGGCCGGGCGGCATGGTGCTGCTGCTGGGCATCCAGGGGGCGCCGCTGGTGCTGCTGGCCATCGCCGCGCTGCAGCGCCGCCTGCCGGGGGAGCTGCTGCCGGCCGCCCGCGGCCTCGGCGCCGCGCCCGGAGTGGCGCTGCGGCGCGTGGTCTGGCCGCTGCTCTGGCCCGGGGTGCTGGCCGGGCTCGGCCTCGCCTATGTCGCGGCGCTGGGCAATTTCGGCATCGCCGCGCTGCTCGGCATTCCCGGCCGCTACCCGCTGCTGACGGTGCTGATCTGGCAGCGCCTCTCCGCCACCGGGCCGGCGGCGCTGTCGCAGGTGGCGGCGCTCTCGCTGCTGCTGGCGGCGCTCGCCCTGCCGGGGCTGCTGCTGCAGTTCCGCGCCGCGCGCGGCATCGCCTGGCGCGCCGGCCGGCCCTTCGCGCCGCTGCCGGCAAGCCTGGGCAGCCGACTCGCCCTGCTGCCGCTGGCGCTCTACCTGCTGGCGGTGCTGGCCCTGCCGCTGGCCGCCCTGCTGTGCAGCGCGCTGGTGCCGGCGATGGGTGTGCCGCTCTCGGCGCAG includes these proteins:
- a CDS encoding iron ABC transporter permease; protein product: MRARLNGLPARWGGLPAGWGGLPALGWLALLWLALVGLAPALRLLAEAAGPALAALPGDAGVWRAAGRSLFVAGCAAALAGVIGTAQAALLLLRQTAGRGLLLFLCILPLLVPPQILALGFSQMGGPSSPLLLALGLAPSLGAPNPFHGPGGMVLLLGIQGAPLVLLAIAALQRRLPGELLPAARGLGAAPGVALRRVVWPLLWPGVLAGLGLAYVAALGNFGIAALLGIPGRYPLLTVLIWQRLSATGPAALSQVAALSLLLAALALPGLLLQFRAARGIAWRAGRPFAPLPASLGSRLALLPLALYLLAVLALPLAALLCSALVPAMGVPLSAQSVTLRHFAATLAPGAHTLAALGNSLLLAGGAALLLALAALPVALSLRHRPVRWASAGIDLPYALPGACTAVAAILLVLTLPGGGAVYGTMGLILFAYLSRFQALALRPVAAAAARLDPALEMAARGLGAGLWLRLSAVQLPLLAPALAAGAILVVLLAVNEVTISSLLHGPGTQTLGLLVFNLQDGGQGPQAAAVSCLSLLLVAGLMGLATLLGRRLPPGTLPWRL